The Deltaproteobacteria bacterium DNA window CCTAATTCAGCGGGAAATTGTTGGGTAAAAATATCGTGCCGAAAATAATGTGTAATAGGTCTGATAAAACTTGAAAGGCCCTGCAAAGGCGACACAATAGAAGCCAGCTCAGATCTTGAGGGAATTAAGGGCAAGGGAGAGGGGGAGTGTCGTACAGGATCGAGGCCAGCTGCATGACCAGAAGCTGAAATCGTATTTTGAAGTCTAAGCATAAGAAACCTTTCTTGATAGAAACAAAGTGGGTACAAAACCTGTCACTTTCGTATCATCGGGGCTTATTCGGAAATGTTGCTAAGTTTTTTTAACACTTGATCTCAGTACTGTATTCCAGTACCGTACAAAGGAAGGGGGTTCTTATGGAATTATCATCCGATTCATTTCGAGCCAAACTCAAAGAAACCGTAGACTGGTGTGTCAGCAACCATCAGCCAGTAAAAGTAAAACGAAAAAATGGTGAATCGTTTTTTGTTATTGGAGAGGAAGATTGGAACTCCATTGAAGAAACTCTCTACCTCAACCGGCTTCCTGGAATGGTCAAAAGTATTCAAAAATCATCTCAAGAACCTTTGTCCAAAGGAACAAAACTGAAAGATCTAAAATGGTAAAGTGGCAGGTCATACTTTCCACAAAAGCGGTTAAGGATTCCAAGAAGTTGAAGCAGGCAGGCTTAAAAGAAAAAACTCAAAGTCTTCTCGAGCTACTAGAACAAAACCCCTTCAAAACACCTCCTCACTACGAAAAACTAGTTGGAAACCTCCAGGGTTTTTATTCGCGACGCATCAATATTCAGCATAGACTCGTGTACGCGGTGGACCCTCAAAAAAGAATAGTTCATGTGTTAAGAATGTGGACCCATTATGAGTAATTAAAATCCGCCCGATCGACTCAAATATTCTTCCTGGGTAAAAGAATCCACGGCAATCACTTCCTCTCGAAGCTCGTCTGCCTTCTGTAAATTGGCGACTTCCGCTTCACTCAGGAGGCCTTGTCTTAAAGCCTCTTCCAGAAGTTTGCTGCCTTTTAATTTGGGTAGGCGTTTTGAATGGACGGCCAGCCTCAATTTTCTTTCGGTTTCTTCCGCTGCTTTAATCACCTTAAACGCAGTCTCCATGCGCCTTAGAGCCTCGCCTTCGCGAGTGGGATAATAAATCCCCTCGCAGAGACGATCGCGTCCCTCGCCCTCTTTTTGCAGGAGAGCAGCCACTTGATGAGACAGGGAATCCGAAACATCGGGGCTCAAAGGATTAATTCGAGAGCAGGCCCCTAAAATACCGGCGAAAAACCAAGAGAAGCCCGGAATTGCGATATTTTTGAATATCCCCTCAAAAGCAAGCTGGATCTGCCTGAGCCCATACTGCAGTGCATAGTGAACTAAGGGTAAATCTTCTTTGCGTCGACCCTCGGCTTCGAAGCGACGCAGGGTGGCCGTGCAAAGAAACATCCAGGAAAGCACATCTGCAAAGCGACCACTAATTTTTTCTCTAAATTTCAAACGGCCACCCAAAGCCCCCATCGCAATATCCGACATCAGGGCAAAGCGGGCTGAGGCCCAGGAAAGCTTGCGATAATATTTGGCCACCGGACCTCGGACGGGAGAAAAAGCCAGATGACCCCGACTTAAACTGAGCAAGACCGCACGAAAGGTATTTCGAACCACGTGCCCCACATGTCCCCAGAAGGCCCGGTCAAATCCGCGGAGATCGCCTTTTTCGGCTGAGTCC harbors:
- a CDS encoding type II toxin-antitoxin system Phd/YefM family antitoxin, yielding MELSSDSFRAKLKETVDWCVSNHQPVKVKRKNGESFFVIGEEDWNSIEETLYLNRLPGMVKSIQKSSQEPLSKGTKLKDLKW
- a CDS encoding Txe/YoeB family addiction module toxin yields the protein MVKWQVILSTKAVKDSKKLKQAGLKEKTQSLLELLEQNPFKTPPHYEKLVGNLQGFYSRRINIQHRLVYAVDPQKRIVHVLRMWTHYE